ACCTTGTAATTTCTTTATCAGGTGTATCTTTTTTTGTCGTGTTAATTGCATTTCCCAGTTACTTGCATTGTCAGTTAGTGCACTCAGATTCCTAGAATTCTAATTTTTCTTCTGATTAATTTAAACCACTATGCATACTTAGTATATCCGCACATGCAAGCCTTATGAGTTTGAGGTGGGGAAAAATGACACCAAATCCCAGTTTATTCGCTTCAGAAACCACTTCTATGGTCATATAAGATACTGTCGCTGTCCCTTGTAGCTGCAATGTGAAGTCAATAACAAATATCTGCTACAGAAAAGCAGCAACGACCTCTGCCTTAATCAGCAGATTTTGAAGGCGACTTTCCCTATAGGATAATGAGCTTCCTCGGTTAAGGTATAGTATTACCAGTACGTATTTGCCCGTTTTGGTGAAGCAGCACAACGCATTTCTTTATCAGTAGGGCTAAAACAAATACACTTTTttctccctcgctctctctcttcacCCCACGTAGAAAGATAACTTTGTCGTAGTAGGCTGTGTGGCCTACAACGACTGTTGCACTGACTTAAATTGTAGCTGCCTTTGGCTTCTCGCTTTCGAGTAATAATTTCATTAAAAAAATCTCCTCCGCATAACTTTTCACTTATAAAAGCGAAGTTCGTCTTCCCTTCTCTTAATTTGTCAAGGGAATTTGAATTTGACTTTTACATTGTTATTTTCGTGGGTGTATAAGACTTCTTGCTGTGGATTTCTGATCCTATGacgttatttcttttcattttcgtacatattttttatattgttgttttctctAGGAGTAGGCGTCACCATTATAAAGTGACTACGtgtctcttttttattttatttgaataaaaaaattgtTCGGTGTTGAGTTCCAACCGCGACTCTGTGGGGACACCAGAACGAAAATGCGCGCTTCATTTACCCCGACAGCTCCGTGCACCGATAATTTAGTGCCTGCCTTGTgaaaactaacaaaaaaaaattggggaACGCGTCCACACTTGCTGTTAAGATGTCCAACGTTCAGCTTTTGTCATTGTATCCTACTGAACAAGTCGCAGGAAGGTAAACTTGCTCAAACAAACTGCGCTTCACAATTTAGTCTTTCCCTTGATTTCTTGCACTTTCTCGCTCATAAAGCTATACTTGAATTCCCATAAACAAGGTGGCTCGTGTTTTTGTCTGTAATGCTCGTAGCCGTCGTCTGATGCGACGCGTTGTGGCTTGCCTTCCTCTTCCCTATTCGCTTCTCATATCTAattattctctttttctttttttttttgcactccactTTATGTGGATGCGTGTGGTGTACCCTTCTAGGAAACAAGTGTTAGCCGATTTCTCTTTCTATTTTGGTGCTGTTTGTAAATGTTTACATGGTCGATATTATTTGCGCAAGTCGTGCGTAGCCCTATCCAGCCGATTTGCTTTTCATACAAGTCTTTACTGATTGCAGTCACCTGCATTCACACTAGGTTCAGTTTGAACGACACTGAGGGAAACAAATAATATCATTGCTCAGCGCAAGGTTATCAGAGCTAGGACGTCTGCAACCCCGACTTTGTGGGTACACTTCATTCTTCAGACTAAGCCGTTTTATTGTTGTCTCTGAAGCGGAAGCTTACATGTGAATTTCATTAGCTACATTAACAAAACAGTCTAACTTTTTTCTGGCAATGAAGCTCTTGCTTCAGTACCAGGCATATCATAAGCACTCTGTGTGGTTCGAGCGCCCATCTGTATTTGGcacggggtttttttttttcgaacagacAACAAAAGGCTTCAATTGGAAGGACTACAGTGTCTTTATGCATTCTCTCACTGTATTGCTCTGGACCTTCTAATTCGTAATACAAAAGCTTTTGCCTCAATCACCCACACACTTTTGCATCAACAAACATTTGCTTCCGCTATCAGTGCTATTGCACTTTCCTATATCTTTGCTATGCTACACTTTTAGAACGTTACGCATTTAGTAAACTCGATcttctcttcgtctttttctttttttgcattattgCAGAGAACTTTCACCTAGACTGTGGGAGCATGAAGATAGCCCTGCTTCTATGCATCGTGGGCTGGTACCGTGGCCCGCTTCTGGTCTATGCCGCCGAAGGTATGTGGCGAAACCCGATTTCTTCAGAGGTATTGAATCCAGCGCGAGTTGGTGCTATAGCCTTATTTCGAGAAGAGcgttaaaaaagaaacgaagggAGACGAATAAACGATAACTAATGTTCTTCAGCTACCAGTGTGCCATAGTGATATCCAGCGCATTCTCCTCCATCGGAATACATGACCTTCATTAAGAGCCCGCCAAATAGATGCTAATATAAAATGTAGTGTAGCTGAATGGCAGAAGCAATTATTgaacgaataaataaatgaatgtatCTTATATAACACGGTAGCGCACAGTGCTGTTTAACGAAAGATGGCAATTATTGGAAATGGTAAAGAATGAAGCGGAAATCCCACAGTGAATGCGCAACTTTAGCGGGCATGGCCTCCTAACAGCGTTGGAAATCTACAGTTACTTATCGCTAACATAAAATATTCGCATAAGTTGCCGAAATACGAAAATGAAACAACAATGAAGGATGTATcaagaaaaactaaagaaaaaacatatgcagatcccacgcactgtgggaatagatctaagcgaagctttgtctactgtttgcgttcattgacgttaCCTGGCGGTGATATATTGACGGCATACGAACGTCGCGACGGGATGTGAAATGTTACTTTGCCCGCTCCACTTGTGCTTGTTGTTCTAGCTCCGCTCGGCGCTTTATGCGAGCATGCGTCTCGTCagcactaagtgcacgcttcggcgccattctaGGGTTGTAGCGTTGTAGCTCACCAAActgcttcctctctctctctctctattccctcgcTAACGTGCTCCCCCATCTCCTCTCCCTACTGTCGCTGGTGAGCACGGGGACAAGCGCGTCAGCTcctgcacagcatttgtgatTGGTCACGGCTATTTACGGCGCCCAAAGGGCATTGTGCCAGTGCGAGGCGGCGCAACCGTTTACAGGAGCTTCTCTGGTCgtcgttctttcgtgccacactaacgcgatagtgttaagggccccggGTCGCAGAAAACCCGGTGTCGACGCCTCGGGCGTCGCTTGGCGCATtatcattctgaaccacaaccgcgACGGCCCTCCAAGTGGCGCACACCTCGTTTTGGATTCTTTAgtaagttattcctcggaattttgcgAACGACTAATGTCATGAAACAATACAGTGACTGCGCGTGGCTTTTATGCTTTTTTGGCATGGCAACGAGCGGACCACGTCCCGACGCGGCCGGCGTTAGTGGCGTGTGTCTCAGCTACGTCAAATCGTGGCCGGTGTTAGTGACGTgcaggacagcagcagcagtggaatagtcgaaggaagagggaaaaaaagcttCTCTTTAAAGGAACCATTCGCTTTAAATTGATAACATTCACGGTCGCTCTAATGTCTAAGAGCGCCAACCAAATATACAACCGTGTGGAAATTTCATTACATCTCATTGGACTTATCCTTACCACaatttagaacgcagctcttaggcgcccgttcctgggttgagcgccGGTGTTCCTAGGCATAACAGGGCGATCGCGGTCATGTCTCTGTTCGCGCGTTCATTGGCGTCTTCTTCCACTGCTGGCTCCGACGCCGCTCATCATACCAACGTTCCCACATTGTCCATTCCTGTGTGAATGCGCTGACGGCACTAgaccactgccagtcggtgcggtgatttcagtCTTCTGAAATCACCTCACACTTCAATTCTTTTCCTCtttatattgcgaaatgaaaacatgtatacaaCTGCGATCAAATTGTGCATTAGAGGGTATCGCAATCGTCGTTactgttttccttttttatgcgaagcatattactagagctcaacccagctcctcaggcgcggcggtgtcgccttcaataccacgtgacaccgtgacatcacgacagaggagaaacggggctccaactcgtgctgtcgctcgcggcgtcgcggcggtatataagcagctgcgctttttctaggtggctttggctcaactcttgcaagatgggctgggtgggaatcgaaccagggtctccgtagtgtgagacggagacgctaccactgagccacgagtacgatgcttccaagcggtacaaaagcgcctgtagtgaatgcggtgttgccttagaaacgagctgtttctaaggctcaggcgtgcgtcgcttgctcaggcgcacatttcgttgccgcgccgaacgctgcgttgctcgacgctcaccgcgtccaatgcggggcgcgtagtcgctgcgccgtagcccattgtcttacaccccttggcgggtcgacgagaacgctgtcgcgttccactcttgaaggcgaagcagagtaacgcatgagttgtttcttctactagccgaaccaaatatagccaagcaacagcagttcaccaggctaaacagtggttcaacaactaaaataaaggctagtatgcttcgcatcctgggcttaaccttagctaagccacagccatttttttttaggCAAGAATGAACCCCAGCTCCTGCCGTTTCACAATGTCCCTCCAATAGCCCGTAAATTTCACCAATGCAATGCAGGTTTTTATCAGAATTGCAATATGGCGATGACGGCGCTGCTGTCCTCAAAGCACACCGTACGCCACCAACTCAGAAGGGGTCCACTGGACTTGGTGCGCCCAGTGGCGTTTTTTTACTGCATGCACAGATACGTTCCTTCTTTACAACTGAAGCACTTTAACGATTTCTTGCGACTCTACAAATGAATGCTTCTTACTTAAAAGTAAGAGAAACAGTAGAATACTGGGTGCGTCTAGCCGAGGACTATTTTGGAGGTGTCGTATAGAAGTAGCAAAAGCCTCATCATTATTCACTGCTTTTGCCCATTTATGAGGCAAATTACTCTGCTGCGCCGCTTTTATCTGCCAGTATTACCTACCGAGCAAATGCTGCTTTGCTCCATTAAAGCAGCAAaccttcattttctttcattctttttgttgttctttcgtGAGGACACTCCGCTCCCGCACTTTGACTGCCCGGGCCACAGTATTGCACATCCGGACCAGAAATGCGCTTGTGACATTATCCTTCGCGTCGGGAAATATTATTAACCAATCGATCCCATTCGTATGCGCCTCAGTAAAACAAAACGATGCTATTGAACTGCATTGCTTGGACTCCAGCACAGATTGCCTCTCTCTTCTACTTCCTCCGTGGTGAGCAACGTGCTTTGTAAAAGCACTTTGTGAATAACATTATAAGATAACTGAAAGTAGAGGTACATTTATTCATGTCTCAGTTTTCTTCTGCAACCAATTCCGTGCAAAACGGTTTTTCagtattcaggcccatttgtgaAACATCTCTCAGTGTATCTGTTCTCTGAAAGTGCTTATTCACGCGTAGCCCACTCTTTCTAACTCTCAAGTGAGCAGCAGGAAAGAAACCTGAATTGTAGCGGAGGGTGACAGCAATGgaagtggaaaagaaaaaaaaaagtacggaaGAAAAACAGTCCTACCCTAagtttcaaaaaagaaaacaaaggttcTGCGGTTTTAATTGcgataaccacgatctgattgcaAGGCATTCCGTATGGGGAACTCCGGATccattttgaccacctgctgatctttaacgcgataaaagcaCGGCACGCCACCGTGTTCCCATTTAGCCCCCCACAGAAgtacggccgccatggctggaGATTGAATCCGTGCCTCGTGTGGCTCAGCATTCGCTCAGCAAGTGAAAcattttgttttttcatgcaAAGCTCTTATTGGCTCACAACTTTCGGTGGCGATAAGGTCACGCCAAAAGTCAGTGGCTcacagagcagagcagctgcgggaaagggcagtTGGATGAGTGGACAGCTGCGCCGGTGCCgaagcgtgagtcattagcaaggataccagctgcataggcgcgcgctcacgccacgcgagCAACCAATCAGAACCGTTTCGCTTCAGCCGGGGAGCTCCTCCCTCCCTCTCACCCCTCTTTTCACTCCCATTACCTCCAGTGCAGCGCAGTTGAGGTGTCCTCTATGGAGgaacagttactgcgctgcacgtTATCCTATTTTTTCCAACCACCCCCATTTCCATTAAGAATCTTCTTCAGCCAgtgagggaaagggcaggaaagggtgtcGCGCGCGCTGCAGCGGCTTCAGTCccgctttcctttctttagatcactatcatcatcatcgttaacttcagtctcggaaaacggatggcacgactacagtgtactagaatatcaCGGCCGCGCGTTGTGCGTTCCCGCGAGCAATGGGTAGCGTCgaacgagcggcggcgagaactcgcccgtgagaGGGCTCGCTGTCGGTGCGTCGATCCGGCCGTTGGATCCGCAAGGGCCCaagcaatccgacagcaacgagaagatcccgagctgagggagtggGAAGCCGAAGCAATttggcaccgttacctgtggatGACTagcttaaccgtgacgaaggtcaggtgcatccaggacaagcttcgcttagcCCATTTTCCACTAGGGAAAGTGTGGGTCATTTTCGTGCATGGCCCGCTTCCTTTCTAGAAGTTACGTTGAACGAGATTAACGGTGTACCATGTTTCTTTTAGACTACTCGCCTTATTTTTCTCCTGCTATTTGTTTAAATTTGCAGATGCCAAGCTGCTGTCTCAGCCGGAGGGGAGTACAGAATCCCCAGCAGAGCCAGgagattcgcaccacgtcctagAGGGCCCTAGTCATGCAAGCGACGATGCATCGCTGCGCCATGTGGCTGAAAGACCCGGAGCATTGAACCGGGTGTCGAGGGCGGTGGGTGCCCTCGACGATGTCAGTGACGATGAGTACGGCGTGCTCCGAGCGGGCGTGACCGGACCTCGGCGACACCGATTCCTCCACTTCGGACGCAAGAGGGCGCCGTCGGCGCCCTACTACGGGTAAGCACGGGTGATTTTAATTAAATTGAGGAGATTGccgtcccgaaactgcacagtggtTTGCGAAGGATGCCATGCTGGTGGGTTTCAGATCAATTCTGAGCgtctggggtactttaacgtacACCCGAAGCGGGGAACACTAACGTTTAATCCGCCCTCACTGGAATGCGGCTGGCGTGGTCGGCAAGGGAACGCGTAACTTCGTGCTAAGTAACAGAATGGAATAGCCACTAATCCGGCTTGCGGGCTAAGCCCTTGCGCGATGTATATTTTGGTAGCCTATAGAAGTTGCACAAGCGCTCATTTGCTTGATTGCAGACAGCGCTTTCAGGCAGTTTCTACGATACCAGCAAGAACGGTTGTTGAAGTGTGTAAGTGTGATAGCTACCGTTAGGCATGCGGCACCTTAACTACTAATATGACTTGTTAATAAGGCCCTATCCACTGTGATAACAGGAAAATTAGAGGATCGTCTcggaatacgaaaaaaaaagagcttgtgTCAGATGGAAAAACTGTTGTTAAAGGCTTCCGTCAGTCCTTCAACCACTAAAAGCGTTTGACGGAGTGGTTCATCAGTCAATCCGTAGAATGAGTGATCGATTGTATGTCGAGTGAATTTGCGCAGTTTCGCCTTCTGTAATGGAATTTCAGCTATGAGAAATTGTAACAAAGGGCTCCGTTTTTGAGAGCATTCTGTGTGGCCGAGGTTAACAGCGAGGAGCATTACTTGGCGCAGAGGATGACACAGAATTATAGAATGAAAGCACTGTATTTTCTGCCACGTTCCGAGACAGACTTACTTATCGTTTGCCGACAAAGAATCAGCGAATCATGTTAGGCAATGTTAGATAATTGCCTTCCTAATACAATTGCCCACAATGTGCCAGTACTGCTATTATCTCGACGAAAGGTAGAGTTACGTATCATGTTTCCTGCTATATGTTTGACGATATTATGTTAAAAAttgtattttcttgctttctcaaAAGCATTCATTGACTTCTGCAACAGTCGCACGTTTATATACTGTGCATGTTGTAACGGCGACTGGAATGCTGTAACTGGAAGCTACTTCTACTGGTACCTTAAACGGATATTATAGGTTCAATTGAGAATGCAAGTTTTCCTCACCCCATTCTAGCTGACTAGGCTGTGTTTGCTAGTTGAGGCAGTCGAGATGTTTTAGAAATGAGAACCTTCTATTCTCAATAACTTCGTTAGAAAGCAATGCAGACGTCAAGAACTACTATTACAGCAATAGAATAAACCTGGTTCATTCTTTCGCTTCGGAGAGCTATATGTGTGATAGTATAGAATCTACGAAGATTAAATGTTAAACTAGAATCGACGAAGGCTAAATTGTAAACTACTAAACTACGAACTACAACGTGGTTGCAGATATCCTTTTACATATTTTCTTCCTAAGCGCATTCTTCAATATGGTTCTTTTCTTTACTCATTTGTTAATGAACCTTTCGGCTATGAATGTTTAGCGAAATTCGCCtccgttgattttttttttctattttgtgcCACTAAGAAACCACAGTGGTCTTAGTTCTATTACCATGTCCTACAGACTGACCCTGAAGTGGCAACTTTCTTGTTAGCCTAACTCCACAAGGAAATCACGCTGCTGCAGGTCCCCGGTCCTCAACTTCGAAGGCACAGCCTCAGGGGAGGGAGAGGCTGAGTGGAGTGGGGGAGAAGACGACGCCGACGTGTCCACTGCGTCCCAGGAGGACCCGGAGGCGGCTGCCTTGCAATGGGCCAAACGAACACTTCGGGAGGGTCCCAACAGCTTCCTTCACTTCGGCAAGAGGGAACCGGAGGAGGATGGAAGCAATGGAGAACGACTAAGGTGAGAGACTACTGAACGCCTCCTGAGAGACAGAGGTGCTAGTTCTAGTGTTTGTTCTGTGTGTCCTGTTGCGTCGTGCACTCAATAGTATTATCGAGTGTTTTTTTCCGGCCACTAGTGAGACAAAATACTCCCGCAGAATGATAATTGAAGGAATCACTGATTGATTGGCTCATTACTTCATTGAATCAGACTGCTTTTTAAATAGCTTGTTTGCTTCCCAATTTGCATATCGGTTTAGGTAAGGAAATGGTGCTGGATTTAACTACCATTTTAATACGATTGTCGTGGCCGCCTATCGAACCAACTGCCACACGGTTGGTGCAAGTGCGCCATTGCCATAGAGTAGCTGTCGTGGTATACTGCAAAAAAAGAAGGAGTGCCTACGCAAAGGCTGCATAAGCCATCGCGCAGAAGACGCGAAATATAGAATTCGATTGCACTAATGGTTTCTCGTTCTATTTTGCTATCATTTCATTTCTGCAATCGTCTAAATTATTTCAACAAGTATAGTGCAGCAGTTTGTCCTTGTTAAGTCGTATAGCTTTTGAACATATGCATCGACATTCGCAAGAAATCTTAAATGAATATTGACAATGATATCAATTTGCGCAGGTTCAGGCGAAGTGTGCAAGAGGCAAAACCTCTCGAAGCGGGTCAGGCGCAGAGCACGGGCACGGACGACTTCGAGCAGCACAACGAACAAGCCGAGCCGGCTTTTTCGGATAACCTTGTCCTGGCGTCGAAGGTTAAACGGTCCCCTAACCGTATCATGCACTTTGGCAAACGACTTCAACCATCGTCAGCGGTTGGAGGTTTCGACGGTGTCAAGCGAGCATCCCACAATACCATAATGCACTTTGGTAAACGCACTAATGATCAAGATCGTGGCGCCGCCTTGTATACCGTCTACTCTACCATGGACGGTGCGCTAGAAAAGCGCGCTGGAAATCGCATCATGCACTTCGGGAAGAGGGATCCCGAATACGGAGTTTCAACTGGACTCGAAGCTGAACCGGAGTTTGACTTGATATCGGCTGATAAAAAGGCTCCGAACAGGATCCTCCATTTTGGCAAGAGGCCCAGCACTGGCAGCACCGGCAGCACTGAGGCTGAATGGGACGCTGACGAAGCTGAAAAGGACAAACGTGGGAACCGCATCATGCACTTCGGGAAACGCGATGAGGATGACTCTTCGGCAATGAC
The nucleotide sequence above comes from Dermacentor andersoni chromosome 10, qqDerAnde1_hic_scaffold, whole genome shotgun sequence. Encoded proteins:
- the LOC126544331 gene encoding uncharacterized protein isoform X2, whose amino-acid sequence is MKIALLLCIVGWYRGPLLVYAAEDAKLLSQPEGSTESPAEPGDSHHVLEGPSHASDDASLRHVAERPGALNRVSRAVGALDDVSDDEYGVLRAGVTGPRRHRFLHFGRKRAPSAPYYGSPVLNFEGTASGEGEAEWSGGEDDADVSTASQEDPEAAALQWAKRTLREGPNSFLHFGKREPEEDGSNGERLRFRRSVQEAKPLEAGQAQSTGTDDFEQHNEQAEPAFSDNLVLASKVKRSPNRIMHFGKRLQPSSAVGGFDGVKRASHNTIMHFGKRTNDQDRGAALYTVYSTMDGALEKRAGNRIMHFGKRDPEYGVSTGLEAEPEFDLISADKKAPNRILHFGKRPSTGSTGSTEAEWDADEAEKDKRGNRIMHFGKRDEDDSSAMTLSSTDEPSSTAVKRAASAQSRYSGTPDQVQPFMGIGRQLQRQFQEWKKRNRILHFGKREPQQRSNSYYQQKRLGNRIMHFGKRAGSPYYADGAASVIAAMKDKRLKHSIMHFGKRGEELESIMGGDKRNRIMHFGKRFGAGDHDSQARQQLPMEKRAGNRIMHFGKRLPQPNVALTPTTWDYGIDAAAETSAPGATKRAHRILPFGKRDGGASYDDTSVGGDPLILAQGVDETDSTKVTGGRGQPETQKVARKKRSATPPEESDYIDDTLAQMMGALMGEDGYADRITMGHSGLSGPLHLPHALTQPSPG
- the LOC126544331 gene encoding uncharacterized protein isoform X1 codes for the protein MKIALLLCIVGWYRGPLLVYAAEDAKLLSQPEGSTESPAEPGDSHHVLEGPSHASDDASLRHVAERPGALNRVSRAVGALDDVSDDEYGVLRAGVTGPRRHRFLHFGRKRAPSAPYYGSPVLNFEGTASGEGEAEWSGGEDDADVSTASQEDPEAAALQWAKRTLREGPNSFLHFGKREPEEDGSNGERLRFRRSVQEAKPLEAGQAQSTGTDDFEQHNEQAEPAFSDNLVLASKVKRSPNRIMHFGKRLQPSSAVGGFDGVKRASHNTIMHFGKRTNDQDRGAALYTVYSTMDGALEKRAGNRIMHFGKRDPEYGVSTGLEAEPEFDLISADKKAPNRILHFGKRPSTGSTGSTEAEWDADEAEKDKRGNRIMHFGKRDEDDSSAMTLSSTDEPSSTAVKRAASAQSRYSGTPDQVQPFMGIGRQLQRQFQEWKKRNRILHFGKREPQQRSNSYYQQKRLGNRIMHFGKRAGSPYYADGAASVIAAMKDKRLKHSIMHFGKRGEELESIMGGDKRNRIMHFGKRFGAGDHDSQARQQLPMEKRAGNRIMHFGKRLPQPNVALTPTTWDYGIDAAAETSAPGATKRAHRILPFGKRDGGASYDDTSVGGDPLILAQGVDETDSTKVTGGRGQPETQKVARKKRSATPPEESDYIDDTLAQMMGALMGEDGYADRITMGHSGLSGPLHLPHAYVAAQVYGNAFPRMLSRPSRSDRLFRALYSGEHGAEMMPKGQSRNVFLHFG